A stretch of the Notamacropus eugenii isolate mMacEug1 chromosome 2, mMacEug1.pri_v2, whole genome shotgun sequence genome encodes the following:
- the PACSIN1 gene encoding protein kinase C and casein kinase substrate in neurons protein 1 — MSGSYDEAAPSMEEITDSFWEVGNYKRTVKRIDDGHRLCNDLMSCLHERAKIEKAYAQQLTDWAKRWRQLLEKGPQYGSLERAWGAIMTEADKVSELHQDVKNSLVNDDLEKVKNWQKDAYHKQIMGGFKETKEAEDGFRKAQKPWAKKMKELEAAKKAYHLACKEEKLAVTREANSKAEQSVTPEQQKKLQDKVDKCKQDVQKTQEKYEKVLDEIGKSTPQYMEGMEQVFEQCQQFEEKRLVFLKEVLLDIKRHLNLAESSSYINVYRELEQTIRTADAQEDLKWFRSTSGPGMPMNWPQFEEWNPDLTHTITRKEKLPKKNEGVTLTNASGAVESMAQAGDRGSVSSYDRNQPYAAEWSDDESGNPFGAGEANGGANPFEDDAKGVRVRALYDYDGQEQDELSFKAGDELTKLGEEDEQGWCRGRLDSGQLGLYPANYVESI, encoded by the exons ATGTCTGGCTCCTATGATGAGGCTGCACCTTCAATGGAGGAGATCACAGACAGCTTCTGGGAG GTGGGAAACTACAAGCGGACGGTCAAGCGGATCGATGATGGCCACCGGCTCTGCAACGACCTCATGAGCTGCCTTCATGAGCGGGCTAAGATCGAGAAGGCCTACGCCCAGCAGCTCACAGACTGGGCCAAGCGCTGGCGCCAGCTCCTCGAGAAAG GCCCACAGTATGGCAGCCTGGAGCGCGCATGGGGTGCCATCATGACAGAGGCCGATAAGGTGAGTGAGCTGCATCAGGACGTGAAGAACAGTCTGGTCAATGATGACCTGGAGAAGGTGAAGAACTGGCAGAAGGATGCCTACCACAAGCAGATCATGGGAGGCTTCAAGGAGACTAAGGAGGCTGAGGATGGCTTCCGGAAAGCACAGAAACCTTGGGCCAAGAAGATGAAAGAG CTGGAGGCAGCAAAGAAAGCCTACCACTTGGCCTGCAAGGAGGAGAAGCTGGCAGTGACCCGGGAGGCCAACAGCAAGGCAGAGCAGTCAGTCACCCCGGAACAGCAGAAGAAACTTCAGGACAAAGTGGACAAGTGCAAGCAGGATGTACAGAAG ACCCAGGAGAAATATGAGAAGGTGTTGGATGAGATTGGCAAGTCAACGCCCCAGTACATGGAAGGCATGGAGCAGGTATTTGAACAATGCCAGCAGTTCGAGGAGAAGAGGCTGGTTTTCCTGAAGGAGGTGCTCTTGGATATAAAGCGCCACCTCAACTTGGCAGAAAGCAGCAG TTACATCAATGTGTACCGTGAGCTGGAGCAGACAATCCGGACGGCCGATGCCCAGGAAGACCTCAAGTGGTTCCGAAGCACCAGTGGGCCTGGCATGCCCATGAATTGGCCCCAGTTTGAG GAGTGGAACCCAGACCTCACCCACACCATCACCAGGAAGGAGAAACTGCCGAAGAAGAACGAGGGTGTGACCCTGACCAATGCCTCGGGGGCGGTAGAGTCTATGGCCCAGGCTGGGGACCGTGGCAG CGTCAGCAGCTATGACCGAAACCAGCCGTATGCTGCTGAGTGGTCTGATGATGAAAGTGGAAATCCCTTCGGGGCGGGTGAGGCCAACGGGGGTGCCAACCCCTTTGAGGATGATGCCAAGGGGGTGCGTGTTCGGGCACTCTATGATTATGATGGTCAGGAGCAGGACGAGCTCAGCTTCAAAGCAG GAGATGAGCTCACcaaactgggagaagaagatGAGCAGGGTTGGTGCCGAGGCCGTTTGGACAGTGGGCAACTTGGTCTCTATCCCGCCAACTATGTGGAGTCCATCTAA